One Candidatus Poribacteria bacterium DNA window includes the following coding sequences:
- a CDS encoding helix-turn-helix domain-containing protein — MQDPPSGKPDRLRQAGLLNPHPERVRDPRFADSEFFDPRDILQVRYEMVRLVRLDKLTLAKAAERFGVSLPTCFRAAKAFARDGLQGLFPQRRGPRGPHKITPEILQLVDNYRALHGRTSSATLVALIEQRFGVGLHPRGLEKALARREKNPPRVTP; from the coding sequence ATGCAAGACCCACCCTCCGGCAAGCCGGATCGCCTCCGCCAGGCTGGCCTGCTCAACCCGCACCCCGAACGCGTCCGCGATCCCCGCTTCGCCGACAGCGAGTTCTTCGATCCCCGCGACATCCTCCAGGTGCGTTACGAGATGGTCCGCCTCGTGCGCCTCGACAAGCTCACGCTGGCCAAGGCCGCCGAGCGCTTCGGCGTCTCCCTGCCGACCTGCTTCCGCGCTGCCAAGGCCTTCGCCCGGGACGGTCTGCAGGGCCTGTTCCCGCAACGGCGCGGCCCGCGCGGCCCGCACAAGATCACCCCCGAGATCCTGCAGTTAGTCGACAACTACCGCGCCCTGCACGGTCGCACCTCCAGCGCCACGCTGGTGGCGCTGATCGAACAGCGGTTCGGCGTCGGGCTGCATCCGCGCGGCCTCGAGAAAGCCCTCGCTCGCCGCGAAAAAAACCCGCCCCGGGTCACGCCATGA